From a region of the Sporosarcina ureilytica genome:
- a CDS encoding WecB/TagA/CpsF family glycosyltransferase: MYERMFGVDVTTESSDDTIRRIFSRHQNDEKSFIVAINPEKLMKSRKDPELREILNKATIGIPDGIGVLLASRLRGGNIRARITGVDMMELLCKEAGIQSVPVFLYGAKPGVAAKAAHNLQAQFPNLQVAGTLDGYVKDEEEIITTINNSGAKILFVALGSPTQENFIIRNMDKLNVSVFQGVGGSFDVFSGNIERAPVAFRRLGLEWFYRLLKEPSRWKRQLELPKFLLAILTDRKNSGGSSYE, from the coding sequence ATGTATGAACGAATGTTTGGCGTAGATGTAACAACAGAATCGTCTGATGACACAATCAGACGTATTTTCTCGCGCCACCAAAACGACGAGAAATCGTTCATCGTCGCCATCAATCCTGAAAAATTAATGAAATCAAGAAAAGACCCTGAACTACGGGAGATTTTAAATAAGGCAACGATAGGCATCCCGGACGGAATCGGCGTCCTTCTTGCATCGCGTTTACGCGGCGGCAATATTAGAGCGCGCATAACAGGTGTAGATATGATGGAATTACTTTGTAAGGAAGCGGGCATCCAAAGTGTACCCGTGTTTCTCTACGGCGCGAAACCAGGTGTTGCAGCAAAAGCTGCGCATAACTTGCAAGCACAATTTCCGAATCTCCAAGTAGCGGGTACACTTGATGGCTACGTAAAAGACGAAGAGGAAATCATCACAACGATTAACAACTCAGGAGCAAAAATATTGTTCGTGGCACTTGGAAGTCCAACGCAAGAGAACTTTATTATTCGAAATATGGACAAGCTCAATGTCTCAGTATTTCAAGGCGTCGGCGGTTCATTTGACGTGTTTTCCGGAAATATTGAACGGGCACCCGTGGCATTTCGAAGACTAGGCTTGGAATGGTTTTATCGATTGTTGAAAGAACCTTCTAGATGGAAACGCCAATTGGAGTTGCCGAAGTTTCTTTTAGCAATTTTAACGGACCGGAAGAACTCAGGCGGGTCTTCCTATGAATAA
- a CDS encoding nucleotide sugar dehydrogenase, which yields MNKKVCVIGLGYIGLPTAIMFANHGVRVHGVDVNEKAIEMIQNKQVHIEETGLQERLEHAIDQGNFTASTTPVEADVYMIAVPSPINPDKTANLEIVREATASVVPYLKKGALVVLESTVPPKTVENVMLPELRKSNLVLGEELFVAHSPERVIPGAILKELANNDRIIGGIDEKSAQMTKELYEVFVEGTIHTTDATTAELVKVMENTYRDVNIAFANELAKIGETLDVNIWEAIRFANFHPRVNIHQPGPGVGGHCIAVDPWFIVELAPELSEIVKLSRDTNDGMPAYVANRTKEIIGNGTKVALLGLSFKGDIDDMRTSPSLTVIDEMEKLGLTVASFDPYIKEIEHPTQKLTLEEAVEGANIVVIVTDHTQFKQLAPEKVGSLVANKVIFDTKNILTETDWTAAGFEHYLLGNSKK from the coding sequence ATGAATAAAAAAGTATGTGTCATTGGACTAGGCTATATTGGATTACCTACTGCAATTATGTTTGCAAATCATGGTGTGCGTGTCCATGGCGTTGACGTTAATGAAAAAGCAATTGAAATGATTCAAAATAAACAAGTTCATATAGAAGAAACAGGTCTCCAAGAACGTCTAGAACATGCAATCGATCAAGGGAATTTTACAGCTTCCACAACACCCGTTGAAGCGGATGTCTATATGATCGCAGTCCCATCGCCAATTAACCCGGATAAAACGGCAAATCTTGAGATAGTTCGCGAGGCGACGGCTTCCGTTGTGCCTTACTTAAAGAAGGGTGCACTCGTAGTGTTAGAATCTACTGTACCCCCGAAAACAGTGGAGAATGTTATGCTGCCGGAACTGCGGAAATCAAACTTAGTATTAGGGGAAGAGTTATTCGTTGCACACTCTCCAGAACGCGTGATTCCAGGCGCTATCTTGAAAGAGTTAGCGAATAATGACCGAATTATCGGCGGGATTGATGAAAAATCAGCCCAAATGACGAAAGAGTTATATGAAGTATTCGTGGAAGGTACAATCCATACGACTGATGCAACGACTGCAGAACTTGTGAAAGTAATGGAAAATACGTACCGTGATGTGAATATTGCGTTTGCCAATGAACTAGCAAAAATCGGCGAAACATTAGACGTAAATATTTGGGAAGCAATTAGATTTGCCAATTTCCATCCACGTGTCAATATTCATCAACCAGGTCCAGGTGTTGGGGGACATTGTATCGCGGTCGATCCGTGGTTTATCGTTGAACTTGCACCTGAACTTTCCGAAATCGTGAAACTTTCACGTGATACGAATGATGGGATGCCAGCATATGTCGCGAACAGAACGAAAGAAATAATTGGAAACGGCACGAAAGTTGCTTTACTTGGCCTTTCATTCAAAGGTGATATTGATGATATGCGCACCAGTCCTTCGCTAACAGTTATCGACGAAATGGAAAAACTAGGCTTAACAGTTGCATCATTTGATCCTTACATTAAAGAAATTGAGCACCCGACACAAAAGCTTACGCTTGAAGAAGCGGTAGAAGGTGCAAATATTGTTGTAATTGTTACGGACCACACACAATTTAAGCAACTAGCACCTGAAAAGGTTGGTTCACTCGTTGCGAATAAAGTAATTTTTGACACGAAAAACATCCTGACGGAAACAGACTGGACAGCTGCAGGATTTGAACATTATCTTCTTGGGAACAGCAAGAAGTAA
- a CDS encoding aminotransferase class I/II-fold pyridoxal phosphate-dependent enzyme produces the protein MTFSINPRMEAIELSGIRKISNLLDHYPNAINLTVGQPDFPTPTKIKEAAIHAIQKNHTSYTTNAGLLELRVAASNFFKMKYGFTYNPQTEIIVTAGASGAMDATFRTILEEGDEIIIPSPIYTGYDALIKLTGATAVHLDTTKTNFIPDPQKLDALITPKTKAVVFNNPSNPTGAVIPNDTMDALVKVLSKHDIFIVSDEIYSENTFEGTHRSFAQYPELRDKLFLIHGLSKSHAMTGWRLGFIFAAEKWATHVLKAHAHNTLCANQPAQHGAICALTECTEVPKEMNKQYIQRRNLVHHRLTKMGLPTIKPNGAFYIFPSIKEFNMTSEQFTLKVLEEADVGVVPGSAFTPIGEGYIRISFANSIEQLELAMDRLEKWITNWRENERHMVPDPPLI, from the coding sequence GTGACATTTTCAATTAATCCCCGCATGGAAGCAATTGAATTATCTGGAATCCGTAAAATCTCAAATTTACTTGATCATTATCCAAACGCGATAAATTTAACGGTGGGGCAACCAGATTTTCCAACACCAACGAAAATTAAAGAAGCGGCAATTCATGCCATCCAAAAAAATCACACCAGTTATACAACAAACGCTGGACTACTAGAGCTTCGCGTGGCTGCCAGCAATTTCTTCAAAATGAAATACGGCTTCACTTACAATCCTCAAACTGAAATAATCGTGACGGCGGGGGCGAGCGGCGCAATGGACGCGACGTTTCGTACGATCCTCGAAGAAGGTGACGAGATCATAATCCCATCACCGATTTACACAGGCTATGATGCACTTATTAAATTAACTGGTGCAACGGCCGTCCATTTAGATACGACAAAAACGAACTTCATTCCCGACCCCCAAAAACTTGATGCACTGATCACACCGAAAACGAAAGCCGTCGTTTTCAATAATCCATCCAATCCAACCGGTGCTGTTATCCCAAACGACACGATGGATGCACTCGTCAAAGTGCTCTCGAAACATGACATCTTCATCGTTTCAGACGAAATATACAGTGAGAATACATTCGAAGGTACACATCGTTCATTCGCCCAATATCCCGAACTAAGAGACAAACTTTTTCTCATCCATGGTCTTTCCAAATCTCATGCGATGACCGGTTGGCGACTCGGATTTATATTTGCCGCTGAAAAGTGGGCGACACATGTTCTTAAAGCACATGCCCACAACACCCTTTGTGCCAATCAACCCGCACAGCACGGAGCCATTTGTGCACTTACTGAATGTACCGAAGTCCCAAAGGAAATGAACAAACAATATATCCAACGTCGAAATCTCGTCCATCATCGCCTCACCAAAATGGGATTGCCAACCATCAAACCGAACGGTGCATTTTATATTTTTCCTTCTATTAAAGAGTTCAATATGACGTCCGAACAATTCACGCTAAAAGTACTCGAAGAAGCTGATGTAGGTGTCGTTCCAGGCAGCGCCTTCACACCAATTGGTGAAGGGTATATTCGTATTTCGTTCGCAAATAGTATTGAACAACTTGAACTGGCGATGGACCGGTTGGAAAAGTGGATCACGAATTGGCGGGAGAATGAAAGGCATATGGTCCCGGATCCACCACTTATATAG
- a CDS encoding cation-translocating P-type ATPase, with protein MNDKHLLKTNIETGLSTKEATARLQQYGPNQLKKAKSRTLLQRFVAQIHNVLVYVLIGAAIISGILGEVTDAIIIGIVVIINAVVGMTQESKANEALNALRKMSVPKALVLRDGVPKEIPSEQVVPGDVIMLDAGRYIPCDLQLVETVNLKIDEAALTGESVPVEKDAAVVSDAAMPIADRRDQAYMSTLVTYGRGIGIATCTGMQTEIGKVAAMLHQEVDELTPLQKSLDRLGKTLGFVALFICILIFGIGALQGRELMDMFLLAISLAVAAIPEGMPAIVSIVLAIGVQRMIKRHVIIRKLPAVETLGSVSVICSDKTGTLTQNRMAVMKFHTDGSLLDLEEADLDNTQHRLLFQAMSLCNDATYSSENETGDPTEIALLQASASIGLTRENQPRIDEIPFDSNRKLMTTIHQTNGDIISYTKGAIDQLLDKCTHYRIANETRPMTDAIRKEILHVAVAMSQQALRVLGAAYRTYNAPPNLAIVEEQLIYVGLVGMIDPPREEVKDAIQTTKVAGIRTVMITGDHQDTAFAIAKELGIASDTSEVIAGKQLDELSDAQLKELCHQFNVYARVTPEHKVRIVQALKANDNTVSMTGDGVNDAPSLKAADIGVAMGITGTDVAKGAADMVLTDDNFSSIVKAVEEGRTIYRNIKKSIVFLLSCNLGELIALFIAMLFGWPVILRPIHILWINLVTDTFPALSLGVDPEESDVMNEKPRDRKEHIFAHSISFLVFNGLLIGLITLIAFVIGVASATGSQFTWSMLSSGLSGEILIYGQTMAFLVLSFSQLAHAFNLRSMKESVFKAGILKNKWLVYSVLLGIALQLAIVSIGPVADLFSVQMLGGTDWLIVVGLSVLPLLMNELIKAVRVLLTRH; from the coding sequence ATGAACGATAAACATTTGCTAAAGACAAATATCGAAACCGGCTTATCAACGAAAGAAGCAACTGCCCGATTGCAACAGTATGGACCGAATCAGCTGAAAAAAGCGAAGTCGCGAACTTTGCTACAGCGATTCGTTGCCCAAATTCATAATGTGCTGGTTTATGTATTGATTGGCGCTGCCATTATTTCAGGTATTTTAGGTGAAGTGACGGATGCCATCATTATCGGAATTGTCGTTATCATCAATGCGGTCGTTGGGATGACCCAAGAATCAAAAGCCAACGAAGCACTGAACGCCTTGCGGAAGATGTCCGTACCGAAAGCGCTTGTTTTGCGGGATGGGGTCCCCAAGGAAATTCCTTCTGAACAAGTCGTTCCTGGTGATGTGATCATGCTCGATGCGGGTCGGTACATTCCGTGTGATTTACAATTGGTGGAAACCGTCAATCTAAAAATAGATGAGGCGGCATTAACCGGTGAATCTGTGCCGGTAGAAAAGGATGCCGCTGTTGTGAGCGATGCCGCCATGCCAATCGCTGACCGACGCGACCAAGCGTATATGTCTACGCTCGTTACATACGGACGCGGCATCGGCATTGCCACGTGTACCGGTATGCAGACAGAAATCGGAAAAGTAGCCGCAATGCTTCATCAGGAAGTTGATGAGTTAACGCCACTTCAAAAAAGTTTAGATCGACTCGGAAAAACACTCGGGTTTGTCGCTTTGTTTATCTGTATCCTCATTTTTGGCATCGGTGCGCTGCAAGGCCGTGAATTAATGGATATGTTCTTGTTGGCCATCAGCTTGGCGGTTGCCGCAATCCCTGAAGGCATGCCGGCCATCGTTTCCATCGTGCTCGCAATTGGGGTACAACGCATGATTAAACGGCATGTTATCATTCGAAAACTGCCGGCTGTCGAAACGCTCGGTTCCGTGAGCGTCATCTGTTCGGACAAAACCGGCACATTGACGCAAAACCGCATGGCTGTGATGAAATTCCATACAGATGGTTCACTGCTTGATTTGGAAGAGGCGGATTTAGATAATACCCAGCACCGCCTACTCTTTCAAGCGATGTCATTATGCAATGATGCCACATACTCATCGGAAAACGAGACGGGTGACCCGACGGAAATTGCTTTGTTGCAGGCGAGCGCATCGATTGGTCTGACTCGTGAAAATCAACCTCGTATTGACGAAATCCCTTTCGACTCCAATCGCAAGTTAATGACGACAATTCATCAAACGAATGGCGACATCATTTCTTATACGAAAGGCGCGATTGACCAACTGTTGGATAAATGCACGCATTACCGGATAGCGAATGAAACACGTCCAATGACAGATGCCATCCGTAAAGAGATCCTACATGTAGCTGTAGCGATGTCCCAACAAGCTTTACGTGTTCTTGGCGCAGCCTATCGTACTTACAACGCGCCGCCAAACTTAGCGATTGTTGAAGAGCAGCTCATATACGTCGGACTCGTCGGCATGATCGATCCTCCGCGTGAAGAAGTGAAGGACGCTATCCAAACTACGAAAGTTGCTGGCATCCGAACCGTTATGATCACTGGTGACCATCAAGATACGGCATTCGCCATCGCAAAGGAGCTAGGCATCGCTTCCGACACATCAGAAGTCATCGCAGGAAAACAATTGGATGAATTGAGCGATGCACAATTAAAAGAACTATGTCACCAATTCAACGTTTATGCCCGCGTAACGCCTGAACATAAAGTGCGCATCGTTCAAGCACTGAAAGCAAACGACAACACCGTCTCCATGACAGGCGATGGCGTCAATGATGCGCCATCGTTGAAAGCAGCGGATATCGGTGTTGCCATGGGCATTACAGGAACGGACGTCGCAAAAGGTGCTGCGGATATGGTGCTGACGGATGATAATTTTTCATCCATCGTCAAAGCGGTTGAAGAAGGGCGCACGATTTATCGCAATATCAAAAAGTCCATCGTCTTTCTTCTTTCTTGTAACTTAGGAGAATTAATTGCGCTGTTTATTGCGATGCTATTCGGATGGCCCGTCATCTTGCGCCCGATTCATATTTTATGGATTAACCTGGTAACCGATACGTTCCCTGCTTTATCTCTCGGTGTAGACCCTGAAGAATCGGACGTTATGAACGAAAAACCGCGCGATCGGAAAGAGCATATCTTTGCCCATTCCATTTCATTTTTAGTTTTCAATGGCTTGTTGATTGGACTGATTACGCTAATCGCCTTTGTCATTGGCGTGGCAAGCGCAACGGGGAGCCAGTTTACCTGGTCAATGCTGTCATCGGGCCTTTCAGGAGAAATTCTTATATACGGCCAAACGATGGCGTTTCTCGTTTTGAGTTTTTCCCAATTAGCCCATGCGTTCAACTTGCGCTCCATGAAGGAATCTGTTTTTAAGGCAGGTATTCTAAAGAATAAGTGGCTTGTCTATTCCGTGTTGCTCGGCATTGCACTTCAGTTAGCCATCGTCTCAATCGGCCCTGTTGCTGATCTATTTAGCGTGCAAATGCTCGGCGGTACAGATTGGCTCATCGTTGTTGGACTGAGTGTGTTACCACTATTGATGAATGAATTAATCAAAGCTGTCCGGGTACTTCTAACACGACATTGA
- a CDS encoding DMT family transporter has product MWKIYATLTLAMFVWGFNLPLLKYLLLYVGPVTMTAFRLLLAGAVVFIILAALKLIRLPTKKEWQYIIGGALLNVVCHHYFLNMGLERTSGSNASLILGTGPVLTAISVALIFRNYPSKMQWIGFILGLGGVSSVVLAGGGMAGLAVGDVFVFISIATQVLSFLIIAKAARTLDPRLMTAYMLVIGSLILIVVSLLQEPGEMRVFLEVPTSFWLAFSASAVVGTSIGHMLYNQSVGEVGPSKAAIFINFNTMFALLGSVLFLGEVITARHLIGFVLIIAGVVLGSGAAEEMWRQRRSRTVS; this is encoded by the coding sequence ATGTGGAAAATTTACGCAACTTTAACGTTAGCGATGTTCGTATGGGGATTTAACTTGCCACTCCTCAAATACTTATTACTTTATGTTGGCCCTGTTACGATGACCGCATTCCGTTTATTACTAGCAGGCGCAGTCGTTTTTATAATCCTAGCTGCGCTGAAATTAATTCGTCTTCCTACGAAAAAAGAATGGCAATACATAATTGGCGGCGCACTTCTGAACGTCGTTTGTCATCATTATTTCCTCAATATGGGGCTTGAAAGAACTTCGGGTTCAAATGCCAGCCTTATTCTTGGGACTGGTCCCGTGTTAACGGCGATTTCTGTTGCGCTCATTTTTAGAAATTATCCTTCTAAGATGCAGTGGATTGGCTTTATTCTAGGGCTTGGCGGTGTCAGTTCAGTTGTCCTTGCTGGTGGAGGGATGGCGGGGCTAGCTGTTGGCGATGTGTTTGTTTTCATTTCGATTGCAACACAAGTATTGTCATTTTTAATTATTGCCAAAGCAGCAAGAACGCTCGATCCGCGCCTTATGACAGCTTATATGTTAGTGATTGGTAGCCTGATCCTAATTGTCGTAAGTCTTCTTCAAGAACCTGGCGAAATGCGTGTATTTCTTGAAGTCCCCACTAGCTTTTGGCTCGCATTTTCCGCAAGTGCAGTCGTCGGAACGTCCATTGGACATATGTTATACAACCAATCGGTCGGGGAAGTAGGGCCTTCCAAAGCGGCAATCTTTATTAACTTTAATACGATGTTCGCATTACTCGGATCGGTGCTATTTCTGGGTGAAGTGATTACTGCTCGCCATTTAATTGGCTTTGTGCTCATTATTGCTGGCGTAGTGCTTGGGTCTGGGGCGGCGGAGGAAATGTGGCGGCAACGTCGAAGTAGAACTGTTTCTTAA
- the panF gene encoding sodium/pantothenate symporter — MNIGVIIPLIIFLIGIFAIGLISSKRMSTPGTSFLSDYFLGGRELGGFVLAMTMVATYGSASSFLGGPGTAYTVGFGWILLAMAQVVTGYFVLLILGKKFAILARRYNAVTMIDFLKVRYNSSAVAILSAIAIIIFLFSAMTAQWVGGGRLIESLTGLQYTTALFIFAISVLVYVVIGGFRAVAVTDAVQGGIMVIGTLVLLIGVIIAGGGVPAIMQDLLNENPRLVTPFGADGSLSAAYVSSFWILVGVGVVALPQMAVRAMSYKNSRSMHRALVIGTIVTGFIMLNMHLIGIFARPVMPGIEIGDKVIPLVALEVLPAWLAGIVLAAPMAAIMSTVDSLLLLVSSAIVKDVYINFIRPDAEERRIKIVSFGVTAILGVIVFLLALKPPELLIFLNLFSFGGLEAAFIWPVVLGLYWKYGNKYGAIASMITGMLSYIGLHFYNQAFGNLFGVHTVTFPILLSLVAYVVFSLTVKREVYRF, encoded by the coding sequence ATGAACATTGGTGTAATCATTCCACTCATCATTTTCCTAATCGGGATTTTCGCAATCGGGTTAATCTCGTCGAAGCGGATGAGTACGCCGGGCACAAGTTTCTTAAGTGACTACTTTTTAGGCGGACGTGAACTCGGCGGATTTGTTCTTGCGATGACAATGGTTGCCACATATGGCAGTGCCTCGAGTTTCCTCGGGGGACCTGGAACAGCGTATACAGTTGGATTTGGCTGGATATTGCTTGCCATGGCACAAGTCGTCACTGGATATTTCGTGTTGCTTATTCTTGGGAAAAAGTTCGCCATTTTGGCGCGCAGATACAATGCAGTAACCATGATTGACTTTTTGAAAGTGCGTTATAATAGCTCAGCGGTCGCGATTTTATCTGCCATTGCCATTATTATCTTTTTATTCTCAGCGATGACTGCGCAGTGGGTTGGGGGCGGTCGCCTCATTGAATCGCTCACGGGACTACAATATACGACAGCGCTCTTTATTTTCGCGATATCTGTCCTTGTGTACGTCGTGATTGGCGGATTCCGTGCTGTAGCGGTAACCGATGCGGTGCAAGGGGGCATTATGGTCATCGGCACACTCGTCTTATTGATTGGTGTAATTATCGCAGGAGGCGGCGTTCCGGCAATTATGCAAGATTTGCTGAATGAAAATCCGCGTCTTGTCACGCCATTTGGTGCTGATGGTTCTTTATCTGCCGCATACGTCTCGTCCTTTTGGATACTCGTCGGGGTGGGTGTCGTTGCGTTGCCGCAAATGGCCGTTCGTGCAATGAGTTATAAAAATTCCCGCTCGATGCATCGTGCACTTGTGATTGGTACGATTGTTACGGGCTTTATTATGCTGAACATGCATTTAATCGGCATTTTCGCAAGACCCGTCATGCCGGGCATTGAAATCGGCGACAAAGTCATTCCGCTTGTCGCACTTGAAGTGTTACCTGCGTGGCTTGCTGGAATTGTCCTCGCGGCTCCAATGGCGGCGATTATGTCAACGGTCGATTCCTTATTGTTACTTGTTAGCTCGGCAATCGTAAAGGACGTCTACATAAACTTTATTCGACCTGATGCAGAAGAAAGACGCATCAAAATTGTTAGTTTCGGTGTCACGGCCATTTTAGGCGTTATTGTATTTTTGTTAGCCTTAAAGCCACCGGAATTGCTCATATTTTTAAATCTATTTTCATTTGGAGGACTCGAAGCTGCCTTCATCTGGCCAGTTGTCCTCGGACTTTACTGGAAATACGGCAATAAATACGGCGCCATTGCTTCGATGATTACGGGAATGCTATCGTATATCGGTTTACATTTTTATAACCAAGCGTTCGGAAATTTATTTGGCGTGCATACGGTGACGTTTCCAATCCTATTGTCGCTCGTTGCATATGTTGTGTTTAGTTTGACGGTGAAGAGGGAAGTTTATCGGTTTTGA
- a CDS encoding YhdT family protein: MNTETSKTDPRFKIAHREAWIGVGLAIFNFIWWFGFAYGLGSRPVEAYTYIFGLPDWFFYSCVVGFLLMSALVIVIAKYVLTEVSFDEEVEE; encoded by the coding sequence ATGAATACGGAAACATCTAAAACAGACCCCCGCTTCAAGATTGCACACAGAGAAGCGTGGATTGGTGTAGGGCTTGCAATCTTTAACTTTATTTGGTGGTTTGGTTTTGCGTATGGACTTGGGTCAAGACCTGTTGAAGCATACACATATATATTCGGTTTACCGGATTGGTTTTTTTATAGTTGCGTCGTCGGTTTTCTCCTCATGTCGGCACTTGTCATTGTAATCGCAAAGTATGTCTTAACCGAAGTGTCATTCGACGAGGAGGTTGAAGAATGA
- a CDS encoding gamma-glutamyltransferase family protein, producing the protein MTLDYLYNPYFTKRHTAFAKNGMVATSQPLAAQAGIEIMQQGGNAIDAAIATAAALTVVEPTSNGIGGDAFALVWVDNQLHGLNASGPAPQSLTIDKVKAAGHEKMPTHGLTPITVPGVPAAWAELSKKFGKLPLLKSLEPAIRYAEEGYPLTPILGKYWKIAYNRFKEIGTSEEFHAWFETFAPNGRAPEIGEMWRSPGHAEILRLIGASNAEAFYHGEIADKIGAFMEKHGGYLRKSDLERYKPEWVTPISTNYRGYDIWEIPPNGQGMITLMGLNILSELPAPIPHDVHSLHNQIEAMKLAFIDGKAFITEQADMPLDYRELLSKDYAEKRVQKIEEHAIIPEPLELPKGGTIYLAAADSEGNMVSFIQSNYMGFGSGIVIPETGIALQNRGADFSLDEEHPNALKPGKRSYNTIIPGFLTKDGQAVGPFGVMGGFMQPQGHLQLAVNTIDYQLNPQAALDAPRWQWVEGNKVLVEPEFPNHLAQALARRGHDIQATVDSGSFGRGQIIWRDPETGVLSGGTESRTDGAIALW; encoded by the coding sequence ATGACATTGGACTATTTATACAATCCATATTTTACAAAAAGACATACAGCATTTGCAAAAAACGGAATGGTCGCGACTTCGCAACCGCTTGCTGCTCAAGCGGGGATTGAAATTATGCAACAGGGCGGGAATGCGATTGACGCAGCCATTGCGACAGCGGCGGCCTTAACTGTAGTGGAACCGACGTCTAACGGAATCGGTGGAGATGCATTTGCACTTGTCTGGGTGGATAATCAACTGCACGGGTTAAACGCATCCGGTCCTGCACCACAATCTTTGACAATTGATAAAGTAAAGGCAGCGGGCCATGAAAAAATGCCAACACACGGCTTAACGCCGATTACCGTACCGGGTGTTCCGGCTGCATGGGCAGAACTGTCCAAGAAGTTCGGGAAATTACCCCTACTGAAATCATTAGAACCTGCAATTCGCTACGCGGAAGAAGGATACCCGCTCACGCCGATTTTAGGGAAGTATTGGAAAATCGCATACAATCGATTTAAAGAGATTGGCACTTCCGAGGAATTCCATGCTTGGTTTGAAACATTTGCGCCGAACGGCAGAGCACCAGAAATTGGAGAAATGTGGCGTTCACCAGGACATGCAGAAATACTACGTCTCATTGGCGCATCAAACGCCGAAGCATTTTATCATGGTGAAATTGCAGATAAAATTGGTGCGTTCATGGAAAAGCACGGCGGCTATTTAAGGAAATCAGATTTGGAACGTTACAAACCTGAATGGGTGACACCGATTTCTACGAATTATCGCGGCTACGACATTTGGGAAATCCCGCCGAATGGCCAAGGGATGATTACGTTAATGGGGTTAAATATTTTATCCGAACTGCCAGCGCCAATTCCGCATGATGTACACTCTTTACACAATCAAATTGAAGCCATGAAGCTCGCGTTTATCGACGGAAAAGCGTTTATTACAGAACAGGCGGATATGCCGCTTGATTATCGTGAATTGCTTTCAAAAGATTATGCGGAAAAGCGCGTTCAAAAAATCGAGGAACATGCCATAATTCCTGAACCGCTTGAATTGCCAAAAGGCGGCACAATTTATTTAGCAGCTGCAGACAGCGAGGGCAATATGGTGTCGTTTATCCAATCAAACTATATGGGCTTTGGTTCAGGCATCGTTATTCCAGAAACGGGCATTGCACTACAAAACCGCGGGGCTGACTTTAGTTTAGATGAAGAGCATCCGAACGCGTTGAAACCTGGGAAGAGATCTTATAATACAATTATTCCAGGTTTCTTAACGAAAGATGGACAAGCAGTTGGTCCATTCGGCGTCATGGGCGGTTTTATGCAACCACAAGGACATCTTCAGTTGGCGGTAAATACGATTGATTACCAATTAAATCCACAAGCAGCCCTCGATGCACCGCGCTGGCAATGGGTGGAGGGCAATAAAGTGCTCGTTGAACCGGAATTTCCGAATCATTTGGCACAAGCGCTTGCTAGACGCGGACATGATATTCAAGCAACCGTCGATTCCGGTTCATTCGGGCGCGGTCAAATTATTTGGCGCGACCCGGAAACGGGTGTCTTATCAGGCGGGACAGAATCTAGAACAGACGGAGCGATTGCTTTATGGTAA